The Buchnera aphidicola str. APS (Acyrthosiphon pisum) genome has a segment encoding these proteins:
- the nuoH gene encoding NADH-quinone oxidoreductase subunit NuoH, producing MIWLEENMIKITFCFFKVIFILLLIVFSSAMLSIVERRLLAVFQNRYGPNRVGWMGSLQLCADMIKILFKEDWIPPFSRKFIFVLSPVIAFTSLLCVIPIIPFTSHFVIIDLNIGILFFLMMASLSVYAILFAGWSSNNKYALLGAMRACVQTLSYEVFLGLSLMGVVAQSGSFKISDIVNSQKYIWNVFPQFFGFLTFLIAGLAVCHRHPFDQPESEQELADGYHIEYSGMKFGLFFIGEYISIITVSSLIVTLFFGGWLGPWIPSCIWFILKIIFFIFLFILIRAALPRPRYDQVLLFGWKFCLPLTLFNLFLTAFLILV from the coding sequence ATGATTTGGTTAGAAGAGAACATGATTAAAATAACTTTTTGTTTTTTTAAAGTTATTTTTATTTTATTATTAATAGTATTCTCTAGTGCTATGTTGAGTATAGTTGAACGAAGACTATTAGCCGTATTTCAAAATAGATATGGCCCTAATCGAGTTGGTTGGATGGGGAGTTTACAATTATGCGCTGATATGATTAAAATTTTATTTAAAGAAGATTGGATTCCTCCTTTTAGCAGAAAATTTATTTTTGTTTTATCACCAGTAATAGCTTTTACCTCTTTACTGTGTGTTATTCCTATTATTCCTTTTACATCTCATTTTGTTATTATTGATTTAAATATAGGGATTTTATTTTTCTTGATGATGGCCAGTTTATCTGTTTATGCAATATTATTTGCAGGTTGGTCAAGTAATAATAAGTATGCATTATTAGGAGCTATGCGTGCATGTGTGCAAACATTAAGTTATGAAGTATTTTTAGGTTTATCATTAATGGGTGTAGTCGCTCAGTCAGGATCTTTTAAAATATCTGATATTGTCAATAGTCAAAAATATATCTGGAATGTTTTTCCACAGTTTTTTGGTTTTTTAACTTTTCTCATAGCCGGTTTAGCAGTTTGTCATAGACATCCTTTTGATCAACCTGAATCTGAACAAGAATTAGCTGATGGTTATCATATTGAATATTCTGGGATGAAGTTTGGTTTATTTTTTATTGGCGAATATATTTCTATTATTACCGTTTCATCATTAATAGTTACACTTTTTTTTGGTGGTTGGTTAGGTCCTTGGATTCCCAGTTGTATTTGGTTTATTTTAAAAATTATTTTTTTTATTTTTCTTTTTATTTTAATCCGAGCAGCTTTGCCAAGACCACGATATGATCAAGTATTATTATTTGGATGGAAATTTTGTTTACCATTAACATTGTTTAATTTATTTTTGACTGCTTTTTTAATTTTGGTATAA
- the nuoI gene encoding NADH-quinone oxidoreductase subunit NuoI, protein MTLKNIIIGFFTQIRSIFMIGANIFSKPETKLYPEEKVYLAPRYRGRIILTRNIDGQERCVACNLCAVVCPVDCISLQKSEKTDGRWYPKFFRINFSRCIFCGLCEEACPTAAIQLMPDFELSDFKRQDLVYEKKDLLISGPGKYPNYDFYNFSGVTLKGKKTGDLEIQARPIDVKDLLP, encoded by the coding sequence ATGACATTAAAAAATATTATTATTGGATTTTTTACACAAATCAGAAGTATTTTTATGATTGGTGCAAATATTTTTTCTAAACCTGAAACTAAATTATATCCAGAAGAAAAAGTATATCTTGCCCCTCGTTATCGAGGTCGTATCATATTGACTCGTAATATAGATGGACAAGAACGTTGTGTTGCATGTAATTTATGTGCTGTAGTTTGTCCTGTTGATTGTATTTCTTTACAAAAATCTGAAAAAACTGATGGTCGTTGGTATCCGAAATTTTTTAGAATTAATTTTTCTCGTTGCATATTTTGTGGTTTATGTGAGGAGGCTTGCCCCACAGCTGCAATACAATTAATGCCTGATTTTGAACTATCTGATTTCAAAAGACAAGATTTGGTGTATGAAAAAAAAGATTTATTAATTTCAGGTCCAGGTAAATATCCAAATTATGATTTTTATAACTTTTCCGGTGTAACTCTCAAAGGTAAAAAAACAGGTGATTTAGAGATTCAAGCTAGACCTATTGATGTAAAAGATTTATTGCCATAA